The Arthrobacter russicus genome has a segment encoding these proteins:
- the mutM gene encoding bifunctional DNA-formamidopyrimidine glycosylase/DNA-(apurinic or apyrimidinic site) lyase, with translation MPELPEVEVVRRGLVDHVPGRTVASAVIRHPRAVRRHVAAPDDLAAWMIGPTITGTACRGKYLWLILDDRDAPLAHLRMSRQMLITSPDAAVAVHERARFTFTDGGSDLCFDDQRTFGHLMYDEGGAVLPSPITHIAPDPFDPQFDQAGAVARIKSRHTGIKRALLDQTLVSGIGNIYADEALWAAKVHGETAASSLSKPRISAVIDAARDVMAAVLAQGGTSFDSLSVDVAGSSGYFSRSLSVYRRAGHPCMRCGIPIVRRQFMNRSSHFCPVCQRKTLAQGPRETEPRA, from the coding sequence ATGCCTGAACTCCCTGAAGTTGAGGTCGTGCGCCGAGGGCTCGTCGATCACGTCCCTGGTCGGACAGTTGCTTCGGCGGTTATTCGGCATCCGCGTGCCGTGCGTCGACATGTAGCCGCTCCGGATGATCTCGCAGCATGGATGATCGGCCCGACGATCACGGGGACTGCGTGTCGTGGCAAGTACCTGTGGCTGATCCTGGATGATCGGGACGCGCCGCTCGCCCATCTGAGGATGAGCAGGCAGATGCTGATCACCTCGCCCGATGCGGCAGTCGCTGTGCACGAGCGGGCACGGTTCACGTTCACCGATGGCGGAAGCGATCTGTGCTTTGACGATCAGCGCACGTTCGGTCACCTGATGTACGACGAGGGCGGAGCCGTGTTGCCTTCGCCGATCACCCATATTGCGCCGGACCCGTTCGATCCGCAGTTCGATCAAGCGGGCGCGGTTGCGCGGATCAAGTCCAGACATACCGGGATCAAGCGTGCGTTGCTGGACCAGACGCTGGTGTCTGGCATTGGGAACATCTATGCCGACGAGGCGCTGTGGGCCGCCAAGGTGCACGGTGAGACGGCGGCGTCCTCGTTGAGTAAGCCGAGGATCTCTGCGGTGATCGACGCTGCGCGAGACGTTATGGCCGCGGTACTCGCCCAAGGCGGGACCTCGTTTGATTCACTCTCTGTCGACGTAGCCGGCAGCAGCGGATACTTTTCCCGCAGTCTGAGCGTCTATCGCCGTGCGGGGCATCCCTGCATGCGCTGCGGCATCCCAATCGTGCGGAGGCAGTTCATGAACCGCTCGAGCCATTTCTGCCCGGTCTGTCAGCGAAAAACGCTAGCCCAGGGACCGCGCGAAACGGAGCCGCGAGCGTGA